From the Gordonia bronchialis DSM 43247 genome, one window contains:
- a CDS encoding acetate and sugar kinases/Hsc70/actin family protein, producing the protein MGVSAGGGMIHFVLLTRDDVGRNVVDSRVIDVDESDGLDTAGRVNAGIDLMLTAAREEGLRVGPIGVTARTGGQRRRLRSRGSGPKRQIRLVSEEEATVAYLRETGQIDRFGSVVVVDAGDTGMSFYTVEPASGRISDMERSDAMSGRQLDKELAEAMVVNDLGADAPRGRLRRSALLGACRTAKEEIDYTAADPGASAVTLAAGSGRLALTAAAVEAAAAPMVSRARKALHHYVSDVSTRGDAPEAVVLVGGLANIPVTRGIVGDLTLEVVGPQSPELVPATGAALLAHQSRVGATRLAFIGGKRDREWLSTTPLAVAAAIIAATLMTIYAVSSSLTGRQVPEPVPPPSPTVVHTTSAATSMIATTTTERTLSAVPLPTTDLPDPPATTPDQNWNQTPGWATTELPQTTSQSTTTRTLSPFPLPSLPFGDGSTPSLPPNLVPPGLLPSTTQVPPPPPVTPQRQTPNTTRTPSVAPESPGTRTPRTTPAR; encoded by the coding sequence ATGGGGGTGTCCGCGGGCGGTGGCATGATCCACTTCGTCCTGCTCACCCGCGACGACGTGGGTCGCAACGTGGTCGATTCACGGGTGATCGACGTCGACGAGAGTGATGGCCTCGACACCGCCGGGCGCGTCAACGCCGGCATCGACCTGATGCTGACCGCGGCCCGCGAGGAGGGCCTGCGAGTGGGGCCCATCGGGGTGACCGCACGCACCGGCGGTCAGCGTCGTCGACTGCGGTCGCGCGGCAGCGGACCCAAACGGCAGATCCGGTTGGTCTCTGAGGAGGAGGCCACCGTCGCGTATCTGCGCGAGACCGGGCAGATCGATCGGTTCGGCTCGGTCGTGGTGGTCGACGCGGGCGACACCGGCATGTCGTTCTACACCGTCGAACCTGCGAGTGGCCGCATCAGCGACATGGAGCGGTCCGACGCCATGAGCGGTCGGCAACTCGACAAGGAACTCGCCGAGGCGATGGTGGTCAACGACCTGGGGGCCGACGCTCCACGAGGCCGACTGCGCCGCAGCGCGTTGCTCGGAGCGTGCCGCACTGCGAAGGAGGAGATCGACTACACCGCAGCGGATCCCGGGGCATCGGCGGTCACGCTGGCAGCCGGGTCTGGTCGATTGGCGCTGACCGCGGCGGCGGTGGAGGCGGCAGCCGCGCCGATGGTGTCGCGCGCCCGGAAGGCCTTGCACCACTACGTTTCCGATGTGTCGACTCGCGGTGACGCCCCCGAGGCGGTGGTCCTCGTCGGCGGGCTGGCCAACATCCCGGTGACCCGGGGGATCGTCGGCGATCTGACACTGGAGGTCGTGGGACCGCAATCGCCCGAGTTGGTACCGGCGACCGGTGCGGCTCTCCTCGCTCATCAGAGTCGGGTCGGCGCAACACGATTGGCATTCATCGGCGGCAAGCGAGACCGGGAGTGGCTGTCCACGACGCCGTTGGCGGTCGCGGCCGCGATCATCGCGGCCACGTTGATGACCATCTACGCCGTGAGTTCCTCACTCACGGGACGGCAAGTGCCCGAACCTGTTCCGCCGCCGTCGCCGACCGTGGTGCACACGACATCGGCTGCGACGTCGATGATCGCCACCACCACGACCGAACGGACGCTGTCGGCGGTCCCGCTGCCGACGACAGATCTTCCCGATCCGCCGGCAACCACTCCGGATCAGAACTGGAATCAGACGCCCGGGTGGGCCACCACGGAACTTCCGCAGACCACGTCGCAGTCGACGACGACGCGGACGCTTTCGCCATTCCCGTTGCCTTCGTTGCCCTTTGGCGACGGCAGCACTCCGAGCCTGCCACCGAATCTGGTGCCGCCGGGCCTCTTGCCGTCGACCACCCAGGTACCTCCGCCGCCCCCGGTGACGCCACAGCGACAGACGCCGAACACAACTCGGACACCGTCCGTCGCGCCGGAGTCCCCCGGTACACGGACACCGAGGACCACCCCGGCGCGCTGA
- a CDS encoding DUF167 domain-containing protein, with protein sequence MPQQVVVTVKPNSRKGPLVETGPDGTVTIYVREPATEGRANKAVAELLAKHLGVPKSKVALVGGATARTKRFRVG encoded by the coding sequence ATGCCACAACAGGTGGTGGTGACGGTGAAACCGAACAGCCGCAAGGGACCGCTCGTGGAGACCGGGCCGGACGGCACCGTCACGATCTACGTCCGCGAACCGGCCACCGAGGGCCGGGCCAACAAGGCTGTCGCCGAACTGCTCGCCAAACATCTCGGTGTCCCCAAGAGCAAAGTCGCTCTCGTCGGCGGGGCCACCGCGCGCACCAAACGTTTCCGCGTCGGGTGA
- a CDS encoding bifunctional o-acetylhomoserine/o-acetylserine sulfhydrylase, translating to MSDAATEGQNPADSWSFETKQIHVGQSADAATNARALPIYQTTSYTFNDTQHAANLFGLAEPGNIYTRIMNPTQDAVEQRIAALEGGVAALLLASGQAAETYAILNIVEAGGHVVSSPRLYGGTFNLFHYTLPKLGVEVSFVDDPEDLDSWQAAIKDNTRALYGETISNPNNEILDVPGIAEVAHRNGLPLIVDNTVATPYLLNPLKHGADIVVHSATKYIGGHGTAIGGVIVDGGTFDWRGQRDGKDLFPGFTTPDPSYHGAVFADLGAPAYALKARVQWLRDTGAAISPFNAFLLAQGLETLSLRVERHVANAQRVAQFLNDHAQVESVAYAGLTSSQWYDRGQKLLPKGQGAIVSFEIAGGVDAGKRFVDALTLHSHVANIGDVRSLVIHPASTTHSQLVPEEQLAAGVTPGLVRLAVGIEGIDDILADLETGFAAAK from the coding sequence ATGTCTGACGCAGCCACCGAAGGCCAGAATCCAGCCGACTCGTGGAGCTTCGAAACCAAGCAGATTCACGTAGGACAGTCCGCCGACGCGGCGACCAATGCACGTGCACTGCCGATCTATCAGACCACGTCGTACACCTTCAATGACACGCAGCATGCCGCCAATCTGTTCGGGCTGGCCGAGCCGGGCAACATCTACACGCGCATCATGAACCCCACGCAGGACGCCGTCGAGCAGCGGATCGCCGCACTCGAGGGTGGCGTCGCGGCGCTGCTGCTGGCGTCGGGTCAGGCGGCCGAGACCTACGCGATCCTCAACATCGTCGAGGCGGGCGGACATGTGGTCTCCAGCCCCCGCCTGTACGGCGGCACCTTCAACCTCTTCCACTACACACTGCCCAAGCTTGGCGTCGAGGTCAGCTTCGTCGACGATCCGGAGGATCTCGACTCCTGGCAGGCCGCGATCAAGGACAACACGCGCGCGCTCTACGGCGAGACGATCTCCAACCCGAACAACGAGATCCTCGACGTGCCCGGCATCGCCGAGGTGGCGCACCGCAACGGTCTGCCGCTCATCGTGGACAACACGGTTGCGACGCCGTACCTACTCAACCCGCTGAAGCACGGCGCCGACATCGTGGTGCACTCGGCCACCAAGTACATCGGCGGCCACGGCACCGCGATCGGCGGTGTCATCGTCGACGGCGGCACCTTCGACTGGCGCGGGCAGCGGGACGGCAAGGACCTCTTCCCCGGCTTCACCACCCCCGACCCCAGCTACCACGGCGCGGTGTTCGCCGATCTCGGCGCACCGGCCTACGCGCTCAAGGCGCGCGTGCAGTGGCTGCGTGACACCGGCGCGGCGATCTCGCCGTTCAACGCATTCCTGCTCGCCCAGGGGCTCGAGACTCTGAGTCTGCGTGTCGAGCGGCATGTCGCCAACGCCCAGCGCGTCGCGCAATTCCTCAACGACCACGCCCAGGTGGAGTCGGTGGCGTACGCCGGTCTGACCAGCTCGCAATGGTACGACCGTGGCCAGAAATTGCTGCCGAAGGGCCAGGGTGCGATCGTCTCGTTCGAGATCGCCGGTGGCGTCGACGCGGGCAAGCGGTTCGTGGACGCGCTGACCCTGCACAGCCACGTCGCCAACATCGGTGACGTCCGGTCGCTGGTCATCCACCCGGCCTCCACCACCCACAGCCAGCTCGTCCCCGAAGAGCAGCTCGCCGCGGGTGTCACCCCGGGTCTGGTCCGGCTGGCAGTGGGCATCGAAGGCATCGACGACATCCTCGCCGATCTCGAAACAGGATTCGCTGCCGCCAAGTAG
- a CDS encoding error-prone DNA polymerase, which translates to MGWDQGPPTWSELERVLSGRAPGAGRPGEAFGPGDNTGDGSDSPAWSRKRGAFRPDPVRPEPSSVPYAELHAHSAYSFLDGASMPEEMVTEAQRLDLRALSITDHDGFYGIVRFAEAAREFGMPTVFGSELSLAHDVARTGHNDPPGEHLLVLARDSEGYRRLSRTIADAHMVAGEKGLLRYERESLSSAAGGHWLILTGCRKGAVRRALDRGGASAAEVALRDLVDRFGRDDVAVELTASGLPDDDDRNAALAGVARLVGVATVATTGAHFAGPRRRRLAMAMAAVRARTDIDTIAGWMPGVAGAHLCSGDEMARLLPAHRDAIDNAVQLAADCAFELGLIAPQLPPFDVPDGHTEITWLRELTMTRARRRYGTPAQHPQAYRQIEHELAIVETLNFPGYFLVVADIVDFCKANDILCQGRGSAANSAVCYALGITNVDPVANKLLFERFLSPERDGPPDIDVDIESDRREEAIQYVYRRYGRDYSAQVANVITYRGRSAVRDMARALGYGTGQQDAWSRLPDEAPPEVADLAGEILGMPRHLGIHSGGMVICDRPIADVCPTEWARMENRSVLQWDKDDCAAIGLVKFDLLGLGMLSALHYAIDLVAEHKGLHVDLAELDLSEPAVYEMLCRADSVGVFQVESRAQMATLPRLRPRKFYDLVVEVALIRPGPIQGGSVHPYIRRRHGQEKPTVEHPSMHKALERTLGVPLFQEQLMQLAVDVAGFDAAGADQLRRAMGSKRSPERMERLRQRFYDGMRDLHGITGEVADRIFEKMSAFANFGFPESHSQSFASLVFYSSWFKLHHPAAFCAALLRAQPMGFYSPQSLVADARRHGVRVHRPDINVSLPHATLENEGLEVRLGLDGVRGVGTEVAERIVERRDADGPYRDITDVSRRAGLTTRELEGLAGAGAFDVFGVSRRQALWEAGAAATVRDDQLPLASAATTPTLPGLSDVELAATDAWATGITPTSYPTQFLRPRLRAMGVLAAETLLSVPDGSRVVVGGAVTHRQRPATASGVTFINLEDETGMVNVVCSVGLWSKYRALAHSASALIVRGRVQNAEGAVTVVADRLQRMDLRVGTRSRDWH; encoded by the coding sequence GTGGGATGGGATCAGGGACCACCGACGTGGTCGGAGCTGGAGCGGGTGCTCTCGGGCCGGGCGCCGGGTGCGGGGCGTCCCGGCGAGGCCTTCGGTCCCGGTGACAACACCGGCGACGGCAGCGACAGTCCGGCCTGGTCGCGCAAGCGTGGGGCCTTCCGGCCCGATCCGGTCCGGCCCGAACCGTCGTCAGTACCCTACGCCGAACTGCATGCGCACAGCGCCTACAGCTTCCTCGACGGCGCGTCGATGCCGGAGGAGATGGTCACCGAGGCCCAGCGGCTGGATCTGCGGGCATTGTCCATCACCGACCACGACGGCTTCTACGGCATCGTCCGATTTGCCGAGGCGGCAAGGGAATTCGGGATGCCGACGGTGTTCGGATCGGAGTTGTCGCTGGCTCATGACGTGGCGCGCACCGGCCACAACGATCCGCCGGGGGAGCATCTGCTGGTCCTCGCCCGCGACAGCGAGGGCTATCGGCGATTGTCGCGAACCATCGCCGACGCGCACATGGTGGCCGGGGAGAAGGGGCTGCTGCGCTACGAACGGGAGTCGCTGTCGTCGGCGGCCGGCGGTCATTGGCTGATCCTCACCGGCTGCCGTAAGGGGGCGGTGCGCCGGGCGTTGGACCGCGGGGGAGCCTCGGCGGCCGAGGTGGCGCTGCGCGACCTGGTGGATCGGTTCGGTCGTGACGACGTGGCGGTCGAGCTGACCGCCTCGGGGCTGCCCGATGACGACGACCGCAACGCGGCACTGGCCGGGGTGGCGCGGCTCGTCGGGGTTGCGACGGTGGCCACCACCGGCGCGCATTTCGCCGGGCCCCGACGGCGCCGGCTCGCGATGGCGATGGCAGCCGTACGGGCACGCACCGACATCGATACCATCGCCGGCTGGATGCCGGGCGTTGCCGGGGCGCATCTGTGCAGCGGCGACGAGATGGCCCGTCTGCTGCCCGCACATCGCGACGCCATCGACAATGCGGTACAGCTGGCCGCCGACTGCGCCTTCGAACTGGGACTGATCGCCCCGCAGCTCCCGCCGTTCGACGTGCCCGACGGGCACACCGAGATCACCTGGCTGCGGGAGCTGACGATGACCCGGGCCCGACGCCGCTACGGCACTCCCGCGCAGCATCCGCAGGCCTACCGGCAGATCGAGCACGAGCTGGCGATCGTCGAGACGCTCAATTTCCCCGGTTACTTCCTGGTGGTCGCCGACATCGTCGACTTCTGCAAGGCCAACGACATCCTGTGTCAGGGCCGGGGGAGTGCGGCCAATTCGGCGGTTTGCTACGCGCTGGGGATCACCAACGTCGACCCGGTGGCCAACAAGTTGCTTTTCGAGCGGTTCCTCTCCCCGGAACGCGACGGCCCACCCGACATCGACGTGGACATCGAATCCGATCGACGTGAGGAGGCCATCCAGTACGTGTACCGGCGTTACGGGCGTGACTACAGCGCCCAGGTGGCCAACGTCATCACCTATCGAGGCCGCTCGGCGGTCCGCGACATGGCCCGGGCACTCGGCTACGGCACCGGTCAACAGGACGCCTGGAGCCGTCTGCCCGACGAGGCGCCACCGGAGGTCGCCGACCTGGCCGGTGAGATCCTCGGCATGCCAAGACATCTGGGCATCCATTCCGGTGGCATGGTGATCTGCGACCGTCCCATCGCCGACGTGTGTCCCACCGAATGGGCGCGGATGGAGAATCGGAGCGTTCTGCAGTGGGACAAAGACGACTGTGCCGCAATCGGTCTGGTGAAGTTCGACCTGCTCGGGCTGGGAATGCTCTCGGCGCTGCACTATGCGATCGACCTGGTCGCCGAACACAAGGGCCTGCATGTCGACCTTGCCGAGCTTGATCTGAGTGAGCCGGCAGTCTACGAAATGCTGTGCCGCGCAGACTCTGTGGGGGTGTTCCAGGTGGAGTCCCGGGCGCAGATGGCCACCCTGCCGCGGTTGCGGCCGCGGAAATTCTACGACCTGGTGGTGGAGGTGGCCCTGATCCGCCCCGGCCCCATCCAGGGTGGGTCGGTGCATCCCTACATCCGGCGGCGCCACGGTCAGGAGAAGCCGACCGTCGAACACCCGTCGATGCACAAGGCGCTCGAACGCACCCTCGGCGTGCCGCTGTTCCAGGAGCAGCTCATGCAGCTGGCCGTCGACGTCGCCGGCTTCGATGCCGCCGGTGCCGATCAGCTGCGTCGGGCGATGGGGTCCAAGCGATCACCGGAGCGGATGGAGCGGCTCCGTCAACGCTTCTACGACGGCATGCGGGATCTGCACGGCATCACCGGCGAGGTCGCCGACCGCATCTTCGAGAAGATGTCGGCCTTCGCGAATTTCGGTTTCCCGGAAAGTCATTCGCAGAGCTTCGCCTCGCTCGTCTTCTACTCGTCATGGTTCAAGCTGCATCACCCGGCGGCGTTCTGTGCGGCACTGCTGCGCGCTCAGCCGATGGGGTTCTACTCACCGCAGTCGCTGGTGGCCGATGCCCGCCGGCACGGGGTGCGGGTACACCGGCCCGACATCAACGTCTCGTTGCCGCATGCCACGCTGGAAAATGAGGGACTCGAGGTCCGGTTGGGTCTGGACGGGGTGCGCGGCGTGGGAACCGAGGTGGCCGAACGCATCGTGGAGCGCCGCGACGCCGACGGTCCCTACCGCGACATCACCGATGTGTCGCGCCGGGCCGGCCTGACCACCCGGGAGTTGGAAGGTCTGGCCGGGGCCGGTGCCTTCGATGTCTTCGGGGTGAGCAGACGACAGGCGTTGTGGGAGGCGGGGGCCGCGGCGACGGTACGCGACGATCAACTGCCGTTGGCCTCGGCGGCCACCACGCCGACGCTGCCTGGTCTCTCCGACGTCGAACTGGCCGCCACCGACGCGTGGGCGACGGGCATCACCCCGACGTCGTATCCGACCCAATTCCTGCGTCCGCGGCTGCGCGCGATGGGAGTGCTTGCGGCCGAGACGCTATTGTCGGTACCAGACGGTTCCCGGGTCGTCGTCGGTGGTGCGGTGACGCACCGGCAGCGACCGGCGACGGCGTCGGGAGTCACGTTCATCAACCTCGAAGACGAGACCGGGATGGTCAACGTGGTGTGTTCGGTGGGTCTGTGGTCGAAGTATCGGGCGCTGGCGCATTCGGCGTCGGCGCTGATCGTCCGCGGCCGGGTGCAAAATGCCGAGGGGGCGGTGACCGTGGTGGCAGATCGTTTGCAGCGCATGGATCTTCGGGTGGGGACGCGATCAAGGGACTGGCACTGA
- a CDS encoding DinB family protein — MLDHNRRELIESARGLPDATVRLHLVPSLTTPISLIKHAAAAERIWFQRFWAGLDEVECDGYSRRDEGTFTVADDETLNDVIAEFEGASARSREIAARFGLDDTKRQPREGLVSMRWTLLAMIAEYARHAGHGDILREQIQTAISGHPRR; from the coding sequence ATGCTCGACCACAACCGCCGTGAACTCATCGAGTCCGCACGAGGGCTACCGGACGCGACCGTCCGCCTCCATCTTGTGCCCTCGCTGACCACCCCCATCTCGTTGATCAAGCATGCCGCGGCCGCTGAAAGGATCTGGTTTCAGCGTTTCTGGGCAGGACTCGACGAGGTGGAGTGCGATGGCTACTCGCGTCGCGACGAAGGCACTTTCACCGTGGCCGACGACGAGACCCTGAATGACGTCATCGCCGAGTTCGAAGGCGCCAGCGCCCGCTCACGGGAGATCGCAGCCCGCTTCGGCCTCGACGACACTAAACGCCAACCCCGCGAGGGCCTGGTCAGTATGCGATGGACCCTCCTGGCGATGATCGCCGAGTACGCCCGACACGCCGGTCACGGTGACATCCT
- the metX gene encoding homoserine O-acetyltransferase MetX has translation MSVSIDRPTEQADQPDWEHTPDGQLMSMPIGSIPLDNGERIDNVTLAFQRWGTLSPSRDNVILTLHALTGNSHVTGPADEHNAAPGWWDGLIGPGCAIDTDEWCVISANVLGGCGGSTGPTSLDADGRPWGSRFPQISVLDQVRAEVALMDRLGIRSVGAVLGGSMGGARALEWAIEYPDRVRSALVLAVGARATADQIGTQTTQIAAIKADPDWCGGDYHGTGRIPLTGMGIARRIAHLTYRSEIELDERFANAPQGEENPLAGGRYAMQSYLEHQAEKLKERFDPGSYVVLSEVLNHHDVGRGRGGVKAALNSCRVPTIVGGIDSDRLYPLRLQVEIAEELGNCVGGLKVLRSDKGHDGFLTEFDAISDLLKQTVALARA, from the coding sequence GTGTCGGTGAGTATCGACCGGCCAACGGAACAGGCTGATCAGCCCGACTGGGAACACACCCCGGACGGGCAGCTGATGAGCATGCCGATCGGTTCGATACCGCTGGACAACGGTGAGCGGATCGACAACGTCACCCTGGCGTTCCAGCGCTGGGGGACGTTGTCGCCGTCCCGCGACAACGTCATCCTCACCCTGCACGCTCTCACCGGTAACTCCCACGTCACCGGACCCGCCGACGAGCACAACGCGGCGCCCGGCTGGTGGGATGGACTGATCGGGCCGGGCTGCGCCATCGACACCGACGAGTGGTGCGTGATCTCGGCCAACGTCCTCGGCGGATGTGGCGGTTCCACCGGTCCGACGTCTCTGGACGCCGACGGCCGTCCGTGGGGTTCGCGCTTCCCGCAGATCTCCGTCCTCGACCAGGTGCGCGCCGAAGTCGCGCTGATGGACCGACTGGGCATCCGCAGCGTCGGTGCGGTACTCGGCGGCTCGATGGGCGGTGCACGCGCACTGGAGTGGGCGATCGAATATCCGGATCGGGTGCGCAGCGCACTCGTGCTGGCCGTCGGAGCGCGGGCCACCGCCGATCAGATCGGCACGCAGACAACCCAGATCGCGGCCATCAAGGCCGACCCCGACTGGTGTGGCGGCGACTATCACGGCACCGGCCGAATCCCGTTGACCGGCATGGGAATCGCCCGGCGTATCGCGCATCTGACCTATCGCAGCGAAATCGAGCTCGACGAGCGGTTCGCCAACGCCCCACAGGGCGAGGAGAATCCGCTCGCCGGCGGCCGCTATGCGATGCAGAGCTACCTCGAGCATCAGGCCGAGAAGCTCAAGGAACGCTTTGATCCCGGCAGCTACGTGGTGCTCAGCGAAGTACTCAACCACCACGACGTCGGACGCGGGCGCGGTGGTGTCAAGGCCGCCCTCAACTCGTGCCGGGTACCCACCATTGTCGGTGGTATCGACTCGGATCGGTTGTACCCGTTGCGGTTACAGGTCGAGATCGCCGAAGAACTGGGCAACTGCGTGGGCGGCCTCAAGGTACTGCGGTCGGACAAGGGCCATGACGGGTTCCTCACCGAGTTCGACGCCATCAGCGACCTGCTGAAGCAGACGGTGGCGCTCGCACGGGCCTGA
- a CDS encoding bifunctional methylenetetrahydrofolate dehydrogenase/methenyltetrahydrofolate cyclohydrolase produces MTAIRLDGKTTRDEIFADLSERVDKLRAAGVVPGLGTVLVGDDPGSRSYVKGKHADCARIGVESIRKDLPADASTDDLNAAIDELNADPACTGYIVQLPLPRHLDENAALERIHPDKDADGLHPINLGRLVLGKESTLPCTPRGVLHLLRRYDIPIAGARVTVVGRGVTIGRPIGLLLTRRSENATVTLCHTGTRDLPAEVSRADIVVAAAGVGHLITGDMVKPGAAVVDVGVSRDENGKLMGDVHPDVWEVAGHVSPNPGGVGPLTRAFLLVNVVERAEAMLAAQGSDVGAGEGGR; encoded by the coding sequence GTGACAGCGATACGACTCGATGGCAAGACCACCCGCGACGAGATCTTTGCCGATCTGTCCGAACGTGTCGACAAGCTCCGCGCTGCCGGCGTGGTCCCCGGGCTGGGGACGGTCCTCGTCGGCGACGACCCGGGCTCGCGCTCCTATGTGAAGGGCAAACACGCCGACTGCGCGCGGATCGGTGTGGAATCCATCCGCAAGGACCTCCCCGCAGATGCGAGCACCGACGACCTCAACGCGGCGATCGACGAGCTGAACGCCGACCCCGCGTGTACGGGCTACATCGTCCAGCTCCCGCTGCCGCGCCACCTCGACGAGAACGCCGCCCTCGAGCGCATCCACCCGGACAAGGACGCCGACGGACTGCACCCGATCAATCTCGGCCGGCTGGTCCTCGGCAAGGAGTCGACGCTGCCATGTACCCCCCGCGGCGTCCTCCACCTGTTGCGCCGCTATGACATCCCGATCGCCGGGGCACGGGTGACCGTGGTCGGACGCGGCGTCACCATCGGCCGCCCGATCGGCCTACTGCTCACCCGCCGCAGCGAGAACGCGACGGTCACCCTGTGCCATACCGGCACCCGCGACCTGCCCGCCGAGGTGAGCCGGGCCGACATCGTCGTCGCGGCCGCCGGCGTGGGACATCTCATCACCGGCGACATGGTGAAGCCGGGGGCGGCGGTCGTCGACGTCGGGGTCAGCCGCGACGAAAACGGCAAACTCATGGGCGACGTTCACCCCGACGTCTGGGAGGTCGCCGGGCATGTGTCACCCAATCCCGGCGGCGTAGGACCGCTGACCCGTGCCTTCCTGCTGGTCAACGTGGTGGAGCGAGCCGAGGCGATGCTGGCGGCGCAGGGCTCGGACGTGGGCGCCGGAGAAGGGGGACGGTGA
- a CDS encoding DUF3017 domain-containing protein, whose amino-acid sequence MSARTDPRVEQLRHARRIRSYLVQIPYLLVMAGVVAAALLVLFDRWRRGSFVFGTALLVGAVLRACIPSSRAGLLQVRGKFFDVVAMASVGVLMLWLATSIDSLGTD is encoded by the coding sequence GTGAGCGCGCGGACCGACCCCCGTGTCGAGCAGCTTCGGCACGCTCGGCGCATCCGGTCCTACCTCGTGCAGATCCCGTACCTGCTGGTGATGGCCGGAGTGGTTGCTGCGGCACTGCTCGTCCTCTTCGACCGATGGCGACGCGGGTCCTTCGTGTTCGGGACCGCGCTGCTGGTGGGTGCGGTACTGCGGGCCTGCATCCCGTCATCACGTGCCGGATTGCTGCAAGTCCGGGGCAAATTCTTCGATGTCGTGGCGATGGCAAGTGTGGGCGTTCTCATGCTCTGGCTGGCCACGTCGATCGACTCTTTGGGCACAGATTGA
- a CDS encoding serine/threonine dehydratase yields MRVDGAAVSAARARIDGRLRRTPILRSQLSTVNGPVDVVFKLEYLQFGGCFKVRGSLNAIVHAQRDGRLTEAGVLVASGGNAAIGAAWAAQLVGTACTVVVPTTAPEVKVNVLRSLGAQVHLVGDRYAHAAQAALGLAQERGALALHAYDLPDVVAGAGTIGLELAEDVDGPLTTVVCVGGGGLLGGLTAALRPGDRLVGAEPVGASCLRQAIDAGRPVPVALDSVASDSLGATQLGEICWGLVAGRSEVRSVVVGDDDILAARADLWRDQRIITEHGTAAAVAAVTTGQVRPQPDSTLCIVLCGANTALDL; encoded by the coding sequence GTGAGGGTGGATGGTGCGGCGGTGTCGGCGGCTCGTGCCCGGATCGACGGTCGGCTGCGTCGGACCCCGATCCTGCGATCGCAACTGAGCACCGTCAACGGGCCGGTCGACGTGGTGTTCAAGTTGGAGTACCTGCAGTTCGGCGGCTGTTTCAAGGTACGTGGCAGCCTGAATGCCATCGTGCATGCGCAGCGCGACGGCCGGTTGACCGAGGCAGGTGTGCTCGTCGCCTCCGGCGGCAACGCGGCCATCGGCGCGGCGTGGGCGGCGCAACTGGTGGGTACCGCGTGCACCGTCGTCGTCCCGACGACCGCGCCAGAGGTGAAGGTGAACGTACTGCGCTCACTCGGCGCCCAGGTGCACCTCGTCGGCGACCGGTACGCACACGCCGCGCAGGCGGCGCTCGGGCTGGCACAGGAGCGCGGTGCGCTCGCCCTGCACGCCTACGACCTGCCTGACGTCGTGGCCGGCGCCGGCACCATCGGCCTCGAACTCGCCGAGGACGTCGACGGTCCGCTCACCACCGTCGTCTGTGTCGGCGGGGGCGGTCTGCTAGGCGGTCTCACCGCCGCGTTGCGGCCGGGTGACCGGTTGGTCGGTGCCGAACCCGTCGGCGCCTCCTGTCTGCGTCAGGCCATCGATGCCGGCCGGCCGGTACCGGTGGCCCTCGACAGCGTGGCGTCGGATTCGCTCGGCGCCACCCAGCTCGGCGAGATCTGCTGGGGACTCGTCGCCGGACGATCCGAGGTGCGCAGCGTGGTCGTCGGCGACGACGACATCCTCGCGGCACGTGCCGATCTCTGGCGTGATCAGCGCATTATCACCGAACACGGCACCGCCGCGGCAGTGGCCGCGGTCACAACGGGACAGGTTCGGCCCCAGCCTGATTCGACGCTGTGCATCGTGCTCTGCGGGGCCAACACAGCCCTGGACCTCTGA
- a CDS encoding tRNA (cytidine(34)-2'-O)-methyltransferase, with translation MFRIMFYQPCIPPNTGNAIRLAANTGCELHLIEPLGFSMSDAQVKRAGLDYHEMATVTVHPNLVTAWTTLKPERVFAFTAHAERFHTDVDYAPGDVLLFGPEPTGLPDDVLAEPEITDRVRIPMLAGRRSHNLANAASIAVYEAWRQQGFGGAV, from the coding sequence ATGTTCCGCATCATGTTCTATCAGCCGTGCATCCCGCCGAACACCGGCAACGCGATCAGGTTGGCCGCCAACACCGGCTGTGAACTCCATCTCATCGAGCCGCTGGGGTTCTCCATGTCCGACGCCCAGGTCAAACGCGCGGGTCTCGACTACCACGAGATGGCCACGGTGACGGTGCATCCCAACCTGGTGACCGCGTGGACCACCCTCAAACCCGAGCGGGTCTTCGCGTTCACCGCTCATGCCGAACGTTTCCACACCGACGTCGACTATGCGCCGGGTGACGTCCTTCTGTTCGGGCCCGAACCGACCGGATTGCCCGACGACGTACTCGCCGAACCCGAGATCACCGATCGCGTGCGCATTCCCATGCTGGCCGGGCGCCGCTCGCACAATCTCGCCAACGCGGCGAGTATCGCCGTCTACGAGGCGTGGCGGCAGCAGGGATTCGGCGGGGCTGTCTAG